A single Lactuca sativa cultivar Salinas chromosome 8, Lsat_Salinas_v11, whole genome shotgun sequence DNA region contains:
- the LOC111911229 gene encoding disease resistance protein RPV1 isoform X2: MTPNLERLGLERCRDLEKIYAPAGCLKRLIYIDLRGCPWSVSFPFVKQLEPHVLLSLPVLAVKVDPLEDFPKDHTNNLRFTFVYYKEPPLSREGIDYKTVFLDLQPCTKLESVSGSICGLQHLREVKFQGCITEVPNDIDQLKSLEQLILLSTHVKRLPDSVCMLKHLKSLNISDCQHLEELPENLGLLENLMELSLSTTSIQRLPDSVCMLKNLKSLELGDCQHLEELPENLGWLGNLEELVFISINIRRIPDSICMLSHLKSLHFDSCGGLEKLPEDIGQLESLEMLNLGKCESLRDIPNSLCNMKSLNHLYLRECRQVEKLPEDLGNLKLLQGLNIAFTGISHLPHSISSMNGLHVFGSISLLQSCAFATEIYTHEVLGPHCRIQAMDSTLARTELRSQSTQKYLTREGKEILIEDGDEGTPGEGILCFFFQVKFFIDQHVCILLLHLVCISESSEYLQNQELIRFLENFMPAPEPEDLENMLQVITSFQGDNNGSSEMSEKETDMIIMMLNEELQKRSEMASSFNTQNPMETNRSNIPQSQLTNPDMREEDAERAQQVMSSLSPETIDRLIKLADRIKTACEGAVKTKNWLLGRQGFLMVVFMLLFAIFLHWLGFIGN; the protein is encoded by the exons ATGACTCCCAATCTTGAGAGGTTAGGTCTTGAAAGATGTCGTGATTTGGAAAAGATTTATGCGCCTGCTGGATGTCTAAAAAGGCTTATCTACATAGATTTACGTGGTTGCCCATGGTCTGTATCTTTTCCTTTTGTTAAACAATTGGAACCACATGTGCTTCTTAGTCTACCTGTGTTAGCTGTGAAAGTGGATCCCTTGGAGGATTTTCCAAAGGACCACACAAACAATCTACGATTTACATTTGTATATTATAAAGAACCACCTTTGTCAAGagaaggaattgattataagACTGTTTTTCTAGATCTTCAGCCTTGCACAAAACTTGAGAGTGTTTCAGGAAGCATTTGTGGCTTACAACATCTAAGAGAAGTTAAATTTCAGGGCTGTATTACGGAGGTTCCTAACGACATTGACCAGTTGAAAAGCTTGGAACAACTCATTTTGTTGTCTACACACGTCAAACGTCTTCCTGATAGTGTTTGTATGTTGAAACATTTGAAATCTCTCAACATTAGTGATTGCCAGCATCTTGAAGAGTTGCCGGAGAATCTTGGTTTGTTAGAAAATTTAATGGAGCTGAGTTTATCGACTACAAGTATTCAGCGTCTTCCTGATAGTGTTTGTATGTTGAAAAATCTGAAATCTCTCGAACTTGGAGATTGCCAACATCTTGAAGAGTTACCGGAGAACCTTGGCTGGTTAGGAAATTTAGAGGAGCTGGTGTTCATTTCTATAAATATTAGACGTATTCCAGATAGCATTTGCATGCTGAGTCATCTGAAATCTCTACACTTTGACTCTTGTGGAGGCCTCGAGAAGTTACCCGAGGATATTGGGCAACTAGAGAGTTTAGAGATGCTGAACCTAGGAAAGTGTGAATCTTTACGAGATATTCCAAACAGCCTCTGTAACATGAAATCTTTAAATCATCTCTATCTCCGCGAATGTAGACAAGTTGAGAAATTGCCAGAGGATTTGGGAAACCTAAAGCTTTTACAAGGGTTAAATATAGCGTTTACAGGAATAAGTCATCTTCCACATAGTATTTCCTCGATGAATGGTCTACATGTTTTCGGATCCATATCACTTCTTCAGTCTTGTGCTTTTGCAACCGAGATATATACCCATGAAGTACTTGGACCCCACTGCCGCATACAAGCCATGGATAGCACACTGGCACGCACAGAATTAAGGAGCCAGTCCACTCAGAAGTATCTTACCAg GGAGGGCAAGGAAATATTAATTGAAGATGGTGATGAGGGTACACCAGGAGAaggtattttgtgttttttttttcaagtcaAGTTTTTTATTGACCAACATGTATGTATTCTTTTGTTACATCTTGTATGTATTTCAGAATCTTCAGAGTATCTGCAGAACCAAGAACTCATCAG ATTCTTGGAGAACTTCATGCCTGCACCAGAACCAGAAGATTTAGAAAATATGCTCCAAGTGATCACCTCCTTTCAAGGTGACAACAATGGTTCTTCAGAAATGAGTGAAAAGGAAACTGACATGATAATTATGATGCTAAATGAAGAGCTCCAAAAGAGGTCTGAAATGGCATCATCTTTCAACACTCAAAATCCAATGGAAACAAATAGGAGTAATATTCCACAAAGCCAATTGACGAATCCAGACATGCGTGAG GAGGATGCAGAAAGAGCCCAACAAGTCATGTCGTCTTTGTCACCGGAGACCATCGATAGACTG ATAAAGTTGGCTGATCGAATAAAAACAGCATGTGAAGGTGCTGTAAAAACCAAAAATTGGCTTCTGGGGAGGCAGGGGTTTCTTATGGTCGTATTTATGCTTCTTTTTGCAATCTTTCTCCATTGGCTTGGATTCATTggcaattag
- the LOC111911229 gene encoding disease resistance protein RPV1 isoform X1 gives MTPNLERLGLERCRDLEKIYAPAGCLKRLIYIDLRGCPWSVSFPFVKQLEPHVLLSLPVLAVKVDPLEDFPKDHTNNLRFTFVYYKEPPLSREGIDYKTVFLDLQPCTKLESVSGSICGLQHLREVKFQGCITEVPNDIDQLKSLEQLILLSTHVKRLPDSVCMLKHLKSLNISDCQHLEELPENLGLLENLMELSLSTTSIQRLPDSVCMLKNLKSLELGDCQHLEELPENLGWLGNLEELVFISINIRRIPDSICMLSHLKSLHFDSCGGLEKLPEDIGQLESLEMLNLGKCESLRDIPNSLCNMKSLNHLYLRECRQVEKLPEDLGNLKLLQGLNIAFTGISHLPHSISSMNGLHVFGSISLLQSCAFATEIYTHEVLGPHCRIQAMDSTLARTELRSQSTQKYLTREGKEILIEDGDEGTPGEGILCFFFQVKFFIDQHVCILLLHLVCISESSEYLQNQELIRFLENFMPAPEPEDLENMLQVITSFQGDNNGSSEMSEKETDMIIMMLNEELQKRSEMASSFNTQNPMETNRSNIPQSQLTNPDMREMTPDIKLSQEDAERAQQVMSSLSPETIDRLIKLADRIKTACEGAVKTKNWLLGRQGFLMVVFMLLFAIFLHWLGFIGN, from the exons ATGACTCCCAATCTTGAGAGGTTAGGTCTTGAAAGATGTCGTGATTTGGAAAAGATTTATGCGCCTGCTGGATGTCTAAAAAGGCTTATCTACATAGATTTACGTGGTTGCCCATGGTCTGTATCTTTTCCTTTTGTTAAACAATTGGAACCACATGTGCTTCTTAGTCTACCTGTGTTAGCTGTGAAAGTGGATCCCTTGGAGGATTTTCCAAAGGACCACACAAACAATCTACGATTTACATTTGTATATTATAAAGAACCACCTTTGTCAAGagaaggaattgattataagACTGTTTTTCTAGATCTTCAGCCTTGCACAAAACTTGAGAGTGTTTCAGGAAGCATTTGTGGCTTACAACATCTAAGAGAAGTTAAATTTCAGGGCTGTATTACGGAGGTTCCTAACGACATTGACCAGTTGAAAAGCTTGGAACAACTCATTTTGTTGTCTACACACGTCAAACGTCTTCCTGATAGTGTTTGTATGTTGAAACATTTGAAATCTCTCAACATTAGTGATTGCCAGCATCTTGAAGAGTTGCCGGAGAATCTTGGTTTGTTAGAAAATTTAATGGAGCTGAGTTTATCGACTACAAGTATTCAGCGTCTTCCTGATAGTGTTTGTATGTTGAAAAATCTGAAATCTCTCGAACTTGGAGATTGCCAACATCTTGAAGAGTTACCGGAGAACCTTGGCTGGTTAGGAAATTTAGAGGAGCTGGTGTTCATTTCTATAAATATTAGACGTATTCCAGATAGCATTTGCATGCTGAGTCATCTGAAATCTCTACACTTTGACTCTTGTGGAGGCCTCGAGAAGTTACCCGAGGATATTGGGCAACTAGAGAGTTTAGAGATGCTGAACCTAGGAAAGTGTGAATCTTTACGAGATATTCCAAACAGCCTCTGTAACATGAAATCTTTAAATCATCTCTATCTCCGCGAATGTAGACAAGTTGAGAAATTGCCAGAGGATTTGGGAAACCTAAAGCTTTTACAAGGGTTAAATATAGCGTTTACAGGAATAAGTCATCTTCCACATAGTATTTCCTCGATGAATGGTCTACATGTTTTCGGATCCATATCACTTCTTCAGTCTTGTGCTTTTGCAACCGAGATATATACCCATGAAGTACTTGGACCCCACTGCCGCATACAAGCCATGGATAGCACACTGGCACGCACAGAATTAAGGAGCCAGTCCACTCAGAAGTATCTTACCAg GGAGGGCAAGGAAATATTAATTGAAGATGGTGATGAGGGTACACCAGGAGAaggtattttgtgttttttttttcaagtcaAGTTTTTTATTGACCAACATGTATGTATTCTTTTGTTACATCTTGTATGTATTTCAGAATCTTCAGAGTATCTGCAGAACCAAGAACTCATCAG ATTCTTGGAGAACTTCATGCCTGCACCAGAACCAGAAGATTTAGAAAATATGCTCCAAGTGATCACCTCCTTTCAAGGTGACAACAATGGTTCTTCAGAAATGAGTGAAAAGGAAACTGACATGATAATTATGATGCTAAATGAAGAGCTCCAAAAGAGGTCTGAAATGGCATCATCTTTCAACACTCAAAATCCAATGGAAACAAATAGGAGTAATATTCCACAAAGCCAATTGACGAATCCAGACATGCGTGAG ATGACACCTGACATCAAACTCTCTCAGGAGGATGCAGAAAGAGCCCAACAAGTCATGTCGTCTTTGTCACCGGAGACCATCGATAGACTG ATAAAGTTGGCTGATCGAATAAAAACAGCATGTGAAGGTGCTGTAAAAACCAAAAATTGGCTTCTGGGGAGGCAGGGGTTTCTTATGGTCGTATTTATGCTTCTTTTTGCAATCTTTCTCCATTGGCTTGGATTCATTggcaattag
- the LOC111911229 gene encoding disease resistance protein RPV1 isoform X3 produces the protein MTPNLERLGLERCRDLEKIYAPAGCLKRLIYIDLRGCPWSVSFPFVKQLEPHVLLSLPVLAVKVDPLEDFPKDHTNNLRFTFVYYKEPPLSREGIDYKTVFLDLQPCTKLESVSGSICGLQHLREVKFQGCITEVPNDIDQLKSLEQLILLSTHVKRLPDSVCMLKHLKSLNISDCQHLEELPENLGLLENLMELSLSTTSIQRLPDSVCMLKNLKSLELGDCQHLEELPENLGWLGNLEELVFISINIRRIPDSICMLSHLKSLHFDSCGGLEKLPEDIGQLESLEMLNLGKCESLRDIPNSLCNMKSLNHLYLRECRQVEKLPEDLGNLKLLQGLNIAFTGISHLPHSISSMNGLHVFGSISLLQSCAFATEIYTHEVLGPHCRIQAMDSTLARTELRSQSTQKYLTREGKEILIEDGDEGTPGEESSEYLQNQELIRFLENFMPAPEPEDLENMLQVITSFQGDNNGSSEMSEKETDMIIMMLNEELQKRSEMASSFNTQNPMETNRSNIPQSQLTNPDMREMTPDIKLSQEDAERAQQVMSSLSPETIDRLIKLADRIKTACEGAVKTKNWLLGRQGFLMVVFMLLFAIFLHWLGFIGN, from the exons ATGACTCCCAATCTTGAGAGGTTAGGTCTTGAAAGATGTCGTGATTTGGAAAAGATTTATGCGCCTGCTGGATGTCTAAAAAGGCTTATCTACATAGATTTACGTGGTTGCCCATGGTCTGTATCTTTTCCTTTTGTTAAACAATTGGAACCACATGTGCTTCTTAGTCTACCTGTGTTAGCTGTGAAAGTGGATCCCTTGGAGGATTTTCCAAAGGACCACACAAACAATCTACGATTTACATTTGTATATTATAAAGAACCACCTTTGTCAAGagaaggaattgattataagACTGTTTTTCTAGATCTTCAGCCTTGCACAAAACTTGAGAGTGTTTCAGGAAGCATTTGTGGCTTACAACATCTAAGAGAAGTTAAATTTCAGGGCTGTATTACGGAGGTTCCTAACGACATTGACCAGTTGAAAAGCTTGGAACAACTCATTTTGTTGTCTACACACGTCAAACGTCTTCCTGATAGTGTTTGTATGTTGAAACATTTGAAATCTCTCAACATTAGTGATTGCCAGCATCTTGAAGAGTTGCCGGAGAATCTTGGTTTGTTAGAAAATTTAATGGAGCTGAGTTTATCGACTACAAGTATTCAGCGTCTTCCTGATAGTGTTTGTATGTTGAAAAATCTGAAATCTCTCGAACTTGGAGATTGCCAACATCTTGAAGAGTTACCGGAGAACCTTGGCTGGTTAGGAAATTTAGAGGAGCTGGTGTTCATTTCTATAAATATTAGACGTATTCCAGATAGCATTTGCATGCTGAGTCATCTGAAATCTCTACACTTTGACTCTTGTGGAGGCCTCGAGAAGTTACCCGAGGATATTGGGCAACTAGAGAGTTTAGAGATGCTGAACCTAGGAAAGTGTGAATCTTTACGAGATATTCCAAACAGCCTCTGTAACATGAAATCTTTAAATCATCTCTATCTCCGCGAATGTAGACAAGTTGAGAAATTGCCAGAGGATTTGGGAAACCTAAAGCTTTTACAAGGGTTAAATATAGCGTTTACAGGAATAAGTCATCTTCCACATAGTATTTCCTCGATGAATGGTCTACATGTTTTCGGATCCATATCACTTCTTCAGTCTTGTGCTTTTGCAACCGAGATATATACCCATGAAGTACTTGGACCCCACTGCCGCATACAAGCCATGGATAGCACACTGGCACGCACAGAATTAAGGAGCCAGTCCACTCAGAAGTATCTTACCAg GGAGGGCAAGGAAATATTAATTGAAGATGGTGATGAGGGTACACCAGGAGAag AATCTTCAGAGTATCTGCAGAACCAAGAACTCATCAG ATTCTTGGAGAACTTCATGCCTGCACCAGAACCAGAAGATTTAGAAAATATGCTCCAAGTGATCACCTCCTTTCAAGGTGACAACAATGGTTCTTCAGAAATGAGTGAAAAGGAAACTGACATGATAATTATGATGCTAAATGAAGAGCTCCAAAAGAGGTCTGAAATGGCATCATCTTTCAACACTCAAAATCCAATGGAAACAAATAGGAGTAATATTCCACAAAGCCAATTGACGAATCCAGACATGCGTGAG ATGACACCTGACATCAAACTCTCTCAGGAGGATGCAGAAAGAGCCCAACAAGTCATGTCGTCTTTGTCACCGGAGACCATCGATAGACTG ATAAAGTTGGCTGATCGAATAAAAACAGCATGTGAAGGTGCTGTAAAAACCAAAAATTGGCTTCTGGGGAGGCAGGGGTTTCTTATGGTCGTATTTATGCTTCTTTTTGCAATCTTTCTCCATTGGCTTGGATTCATTggcaattag
- the LOC111911229 gene encoding disease resistance protein RPV1 isoform X5, with protein MTPNLERLGLERCRDLEKIYAPAGCLKRLIYIDLRGCPWSVSFPFVKQLEPHVLLSLPVLAVKVDPLEDFPKDHTNNLRFTFVYYKEPPLSREGIDYKTVFLDLQPCTKLESVSGSICGLQHLREVKFQGCITEVPNDIDQLKSLEQLILLSTHVKRLPDSVCMLKHLKSLNISDCQHLEELPENLGLLENLMELSLSTTSIQRLPDSVCMLKNLKSLELGDCQHLEELPENLGWLGNLEELVFISINIRRIPDSICMLSHLKSLHFDSCGGLEKLPEDIGQLESLEMLNLGKCESLRDIPNSLCNMKSLNHLYLRECRQVEKLPEDLGNLKLLQGLNIAFTGISHLPHSISSMNGLHVFGSISLLQSCAFATEIYTHEVLGPHCRIQAMDSTLARTELRSQSTQKYLTRAVYGSVLDPTVGFWFSEPNRLGFLSVLFLGFWSRFWRFFGFLGSTHILMGSRLKPVGFNPFSRNAQNHHILKLWLIYKLLCNCVVVSFPIDL; from the exons ATGACTCCCAATCTTGAGAGGTTAGGTCTTGAAAGATGTCGTGATTTGGAAAAGATTTATGCGCCTGCTGGATGTCTAAAAAGGCTTATCTACATAGATTTACGTGGTTGCCCATGGTCTGTATCTTTTCCTTTTGTTAAACAATTGGAACCACATGTGCTTCTTAGTCTACCTGTGTTAGCTGTGAAAGTGGATCCCTTGGAGGATTTTCCAAAGGACCACACAAACAATCTACGATTTACATTTGTATATTATAAAGAACCACCTTTGTCAAGagaaggaattgattataagACTGTTTTTCTAGATCTTCAGCCTTGCACAAAACTTGAGAGTGTTTCAGGAAGCATTTGTGGCTTACAACATCTAAGAGAAGTTAAATTTCAGGGCTGTATTACGGAGGTTCCTAACGACATTGACCAGTTGAAAAGCTTGGAACAACTCATTTTGTTGTCTACACACGTCAAACGTCTTCCTGATAGTGTTTGTATGTTGAAACATTTGAAATCTCTCAACATTAGTGATTGCCAGCATCTTGAAGAGTTGCCGGAGAATCTTGGTTTGTTAGAAAATTTAATGGAGCTGAGTTTATCGACTACAAGTATTCAGCGTCTTCCTGATAGTGTTTGTATGTTGAAAAATCTGAAATCTCTCGAACTTGGAGATTGCCAACATCTTGAAGAGTTACCGGAGAACCTTGGCTGGTTAGGAAATTTAGAGGAGCTGGTGTTCATTTCTATAAATATTAGACGTATTCCAGATAGCATTTGCATGCTGAGTCATCTGAAATCTCTACACTTTGACTCTTGTGGAGGCCTCGAGAAGTTACCCGAGGATATTGGGCAACTAGAGAGTTTAGAGATGCTGAACCTAGGAAAGTGTGAATCTTTACGAGATATTCCAAACAGCCTCTGTAACATGAAATCTTTAAATCATCTCTATCTCCGCGAATGTAGACAAGTTGAGAAATTGCCAGAGGATTTGGGAAACCTAAAGCTTTTACAAGGGTTAAATATAGCGTTTACAGGAATAAGTCATCTTCCACATAGTATTTCCTCGATGAATGGTCTACATGTTTTCGGATCCATATCACTTCTTCAGTCTTGTGCTTTTGCAACCGAGATATATACCCATGAAGTACTTGGACCCCACTGCCGCATACAAGCCATGGATAGCACACTGGCACGCACAGAATTAAGGAGCCAGTCCACTCAGAAGTATCTTACCAg GGCTGTATATGGGTCGGTTTTGGATCCCACTGTCGGTTTTTGGTTTTCAGAACCCAATAGACTCGGTTTTTTATCGGTTCTCTTTCTTGGGTTCTGGAGTCGGTTTTGGCGGtttttcggtttcttgggttcaacTCATATACTCATGGGTTCTAGGTTAAAACCCGTGGGTTTTAACCCATTTTCCAGAAATGCACAAAACCATCATATCCTAAAGTTGTGGTTAATTTATAAGCTTCTGTGTAATTGTGTTGTAGTGAGTTTTCCAATCGACTTGTAG
- the LOC111911229 gene encoding TMV resistance protein N isoform X4 → MASSSTSSNQKSFKYQVFLSFTGEDTRKTFVDHLYASLKQKGIHTFRDNEELEKGKRIDELFKSIEESRFFIIVFSKNYASSSWCLKEITKIMECQDGNQQIAYPLFYGVEPSDIRHQTGPVGRAIAKHKDNEQIKKWEKALEDAGNLVGWDLKNIANGHEAEAIKKIVEEISLKLGSIHLGNDEHLIGMEQRMQALEASLGIGLKDKARMIGIKGMGGIGKTTLARAIFDQISSHFEGSSFVADIREVSKKKGLESLQQQILSDVLKDERIVGSVNDGKRIMRTRLPYKKVLLVLDDVDDTKQLEALAGDWFKDGSRIIITTRDEKVLLSHRVNEKWIHDVDFLSDEEAIRLFSWFAFRRYIPDQGYEELAARVVHYADGLPLTIRVLGSHLCGENKDVWRDALKRLEKIPLQETLDVLEISYNSLEDDHKEIFLDVACFLNGISHEFAIRILESCGFHATYGLRILEHKSLVTISDGRLGMHDTIQELGKNIIRREHPHPHELNKHSRLWNEEEIVELLSDDEGTATSTCTGMLLLLLLCELSPEIIIQKLGNLKKLRYLCVLGNDSDCFPSDWKFDEMKPSFPNSLQYLI, encoded by the exons ATGGCGTCTTCTTCAACTTCATCCAATCAAAAGAGCTTCAAGTATCAGGTGTTCTTAAGCTTTACAGGAGAAGACACACGTAAGACCTTCGTTGATCATCTTTATGCTTCTCTTAAGCAAAAAGGTATTCATACCTTCAGGGATAACGAGGAGCTCGAGAAAGGAAAACGGATCGATGAGCTCTTCAAATCCATTGAAGAGTCGAGGTTCTTTATCATAGTTTTCTCCAAAAACTATGCATCTTCTTCTTGGTGCTTGAAGGAGATCACGAAGATTATGGAATGCCAAGATGGGAACCAACAGATTGCTTATCCACTCTTTTATGGTGTGGAGCCCAGCGACATCCGCCATCAAACTGGGCCAGTTGGAAGAGCAATCGCCAAACATAAGGACAACGAACAAATTAAGAAATGGGAAAAAGCTCTGGAAGATGCAGGCAATCTGGTTGGGTGGGACCTTAAAAACATTGCTAATGG GCATGAAGCTGAAGCCATCAAAAAAATTGTTGAAGAAATTTCATTGAAGCTAGGTTCCATTCATTTGGGCAATGATGAACATCTAATAGGCATGGAACAGCGGATGCAAGCTTTGGAGGCGTCTTTGGGGATCGGATTGAAAGATAAAGCCCGGATGATAGGGATCAAGGGGATGGGAGGCATTGGGAAGACGACTTTAGCCAGAGCTATTTTTGATCAAATATCTTCCCATTTTGAAGGTAGTAGCTTTGTTGCTGACATAAGAGAAGTTTCAAAAAAGAAGGGTTTGGAGTCATTGCAACAACAAATCCTTTCAGATGTTCTTAAAGATGAACGCATTGTGGGAAGTGTTAATGATGGGAAAAGAATCATGAGAACGAGGCTACCCTATAAGAAAGTGCTTCTTGTTCTAGACGATGTGGATGATACAAAACAGCTCGAGGCGTTAGCTGGTGATTGGTTTAAGGATGGAAGTAGAATCATCATTACAACAAGAGACGAGAAAGTGCTGCTGTCACATCGAGTGAATGAGAAGTGGATTCATGATGTTGATTTCTTGTCGGATGAGGAAGCAATTCGCCTCTTCAGTTGGTTTGCGTTTAGGAGATATATTCCAGATCAAGGGTATGAAGAGCTTGCAGCCCGAGTAGTACATTATGCTGATGGTCTTCCCTTAACGATTAGGGTTTTGGGTTCCCATCTGTGTGGTGAAAATAAGGATGTATGGAGAGATGCACTTAAAAGACTTGAAAAAATTCCACTACAAGAGACTCTAGATGTATTGGAAATAAGCTATAACAGCCTAGAGGATGATCACAAGGAAATCTTCTTAGATGTTGCATGCTTCTTGAACGGGATTTCTCATGAATTTGCAATTAGAATCCTTGAGAGCTGTGGATTTCATGCTACATATGGTTTAAGAATTCTTGAGCACAAATCTCTCGTAACGATTTCAGATGGTAGATTGGGCATGCATGATACAATACAAGAATTGGGCAAGAATATTATTCGGCGAGAGCACCCCCACCCCCATGAACTCAACAAACATAGCCGACTCTGGAATGAAGAGGAAATTGTAGAATTATTGTCTGATGATGAG GGTACTGCAACCTCAACATGTACTGGAATGCTGCTGCTCTTGCTGCTGTGTGAACTGAGTCCTGAAATTATCATCCAAAAACTTGGAAACCTGAAGAAACTTAGATATCTTTGTGTTTTGGGGAACGATAGTGACTGTTTCCCTAGTGACTGGAAGTTTGATGAAATGAAACCCTCCTTTCCGAATTCGTTACAGTATCTGATATAG